The stretch of DNA ATCACAAAGGAACAACGCATACATGTAAAGCAACTGCATTGTTTCTTTCAGGCTGGAGCAGACAATGGGCGGTCTCTCTACAAGAGGACATTTGAACTTCACATTTAATATAAGAAACGACATagaatataaaacacaacaacgGAAAAAGGTGGAGCTAGAGCGTGAAAACTGGAAAAATGCTGGTGACCTTGCAGAGAGACCGTGCACAGGTCATCTGCAAAAGCATTGGGGATCACCGTAATGCTACATTGTCTGTGACTTGTATACAAGTTGACACCATTACAATCTATGTAGCATCAATGTGCATTTGAAAGAATTAATTATGGCGACAAAGAAAGTCAACACCAACTGTTCCACCCGTAGGGATTTCAATATGCTAAAAGGGAAGGATCATTACTGAAGTTATCCAGGAGGCATTTTCTGCAAAACATTAGTGTCTATGCAGGTTAAGTGACGCTGCCAAACAATTGGTATGATTATTTATGGTGTACCTTATTTgtaccaaaaagaaaaggggcacgtttcacacatgacaaaagacagagtaccttacacacacacacgtacacacgcgcgcacaatgatgtctgtgtgtgaattaccacatatatattttaacctATATGAACAAGCCCCATACTGCATGAAGATAAGTAGAATACCAACGCAATATAATACATATTCACACTTAAGGAAAGACATTGGTAAAAATGGTATGTTCAATGTGCATTGTAATTTTCTAATGCAAAGGTTTACCTGAATATGTGGAGAGATTTGACACAATGAGGTTCATTCTGACCGAGGCATTCACATATTGGAATGTGGGTGCAATCTGAGGGGCCCCATGTCCGAGCTGGGCCCTTGGAATCGTCCTTACCCCACCCAACCACCGAATGGCACCCCTGACACTATGGCACCAATCATTCTGCATCACCCAGAGCGTACAGGAAATTCACTCAAAGAAACGTAGGGCAATGCACAGTCTGTGGGATGTGAAAAATTTCTGGGGGCGCCACTGACTGCATTGGGCAGAAGACGAGGGGAAACGATGAAGGCATCCAGGTGCTGTCAGAGCACGTTCCACCGTATGTACAGCGGTGCAGAGCGTGTTCTTGCTGAGGTTCTCTGCATCACCCAGAGCGTACAGGAAATTCCTACAAAGTAACATAGGGCAATGCACAGTCTGTGGGATGGTGCCCACATTGCTCCTATGCACCGACGGACTCAGGGGCAATCCCCCTCCCCCGGTGCCCCcatggttaaaaaacaaaaacacaactaaagTGCCCTCTAGAGTGGTTAAAACGAGAGGAAGTTCCCCATTGGCTGCCCTtcacatgggaaaaaaattattgagttcCCTTTCATGCAATAAATTATGACGATGTGCCCTTTAGAGCAAGAAGATTTGATAACGTGTCTTAATGAGTGCCCTTCTAGTGGAGAAAACATGATGCAGTGCCCTATAAGGTCAAAAACTTGACAGTCCCTATATGGGTGCCCTTCCTATGGAAAAGGGGGCCGTTATGAAGTGCCCTCTAAGCCGCCCCTACATGACAGTGCCCCAAAGGGTGCCCTTTCCAGTAGAAAAAACGGAATGCAGTGCTGTATGTGGTACTCCTACTCGGAGAAAACATGATGATGTGCCCAATTCGGTACGATTCATTTTTTGCGCGTTTGTGGGGCCCAGTGTCGTGCAGTAGGtgcccctttttcccccccgccccTGCCCCTCAAACAGCCCGAGTCCGCCACTGACCGTCAGTAAAATCCTAAGGGCTGAGGGGGTTCCTGTGTCAAGGCTGACAGACTGGACGTAGGTTGCGCCGACGCCGTGTGCGGACAGAAAAGAACGGGAGAGGCGGGTTCTTTCCCGCTGCAGATGAACTTATCCCAGAACAACAGCCTTCCTCGCGAGGAGCAGTGAAGGGCTCCAACGGCGAAGGTAAGACAAGTTCACGGGACAACAAGGCGAGAGAGTCACAGTCCCGACGAGCCAACTCTTCTGGCGAGTGTGCCTTTCGCGCAAAAGTGCTGGGTCGGCAGAAAGAGTCCGAGCGGATGTTCTTCATCACGAGTCGTCCAGCAGCGGAGGCTAACCGCTACAGCGCAGGACAGCTGACTTCTCCTGCGGACAGTGTCCGCGACCGACCTGACATCGCGTCAGTCAGCGGCGCGTCAAAGTTGGCAGCAGGTTTGATATCCGCCGGATATTCGGGTTTGACTCACCCCGCAATCGGATTCCTCGACACAATTTGACTACATTAGCAGTATTTCGGGACAGTGTATGACACCGCATTGACAAAAACCACAGCGACATTAGTTGTCGCTATCGATATCTGTGCGAAAACATCACTGGAATCTACGTTCCTGTTGCTTTCTGTCTTAGGGACCGTCTACAAATTACACCCCACAGACTGGTGGCGTAGACTTTCCCATGGAATTGTTTCAGGAAAGAAATCAgcacaaatcaataaaaagacaTGTTCTCATTCTGATTGCTGTAGTAGTTGCCAGTGGTAGGCTGTTACTTACTACAGGTGCATTTTTGCTGATATTTTGCATTATACTGAAACAGTAtgcaattcatattttaaaatggtaAAACGGTGTCTTGTTGTGGGTGAGTGCACAGATCATTAAGTTTCGATCATTAAGGGcttggactgtttttttttctggaggcTTTAACATGGCCGGCGACCCTTTTTCCTTATCTTCGAGGGGGCAGTGCTTGGATCAGTTCAGCCTGAGTTTCTCCAGCTGAGAAAACTGGAATGGAAATAATTGAGATGTTcagtgtttgtcagcaggactCCGTGCAGATGGTTATTCTAGTGAAAGTCTATTTTCAGCTGAGCTGCAAATGTGCAGCTTCAACAGTAGTAATGTCCACAGGGGGTGCAGGAGGGTTTCAAGGGACTGTGGGGGACCCCAGAAACACATGatatctcttttttaaaaacaaaatcataaacaaTGTGCACATTGTGCATACACATGAATAATAGTAAAATAGTAAAGTTTAAGTGCAAACACACCTCAACACTATTCCCAAGCACTTCACACACATGTCTTTAGACATTCTATTCGTCCCAACCATGGTGTCATTGCAGTCTCCTGTACATAGCCGGTAGTAGAATTCAAGGGTTTGTCGTTACTGTGGACTTCAGCCGTTCTTGGGGGCCCCCTctcgaagggggggggggtgcagtggGTTGTGATAATATTTGGTTCAATGCTTCCACTTCTcagtctcgtgtgtgtgtgtgtgtgtgtgtgtgtggggggggggggggggggggggttctttctcaataacattttgtaaaccagaaaaaggagaagtggACTCAGATTGTCTTATGGAGAAATCTGCACAGATGCTGACATATTTTGCAAACCTGAAGGAGTCAGCGATAACTTCTAAACTTTCAAGTATTTAGCTTTGTGCTGTTATCTAGTGACACAGGCAGCCAGAGGGGTTCCTGAAATAACAATACAACATCTTGTAAGTTATagttttttaaactgtataatAAGAACAGCTGTGTTATGTCACTGCGCAGCCTCTGAAACACCTTTGTACTGAGGTGCAAACTTCTGTTTTAACCTGTGAGGTGAGCTGAGGTTGGACGTGGTCCTTTCCCTTTGCAGAGCCTGCTGCTATGGCTCGATACCTGAAGTATTTCACCACTGTGGGTGATGAGCAGTCAACTCAGTTGGAAGATGAAGAGCTGCATGTGGCCAGTGAGGAGCTGAGCCCAGCCACAGGACAGTTCCCAACAACGCTGACCTTCAGGGATTCACTGAAGAGACTCTACAGCTCTGAGAGGTTCCAGGTCTGTCGCATCTTTCAAGGTTTCATGTACCAGATGATAGAGCAGTGTCAATGAGACAACATTTGAAATCAGGCTTTATTATTTTCCTGATGTGGGAACtgactttatttaatttgataaaatatcaaaaataaaaattgtgaaaagtgTCCACAGTGACATCTTCAAAATCGTTGTCTGGtccaacaaaaccaaaacacaaagctgGAACCAGACAGTGGTGAAAGAAATACTTTACTTACTCACTGTAATTACCAATACAAAAAACTAAGAACACTCAAAACTAGCTCCATGTCGTGCTGCTACATcagtaaaatgctgcttacacaTTGTTGCACCAGTAACAATCCAGGAAGGTAACTTTTTCTTTagatactgtaaataaatatacgTTTACTTTCATGTCTTTAAAGCATCTGTGTTTGCTCATTTTCAAACACCCTGCTTCTGCTTCTGATCCCATGTGTACATATTAATGAATAAAGTGAAATGTAAGTACATGTactatgtatgtgtttttttctgtattcacATGTTAATGTATGTATACACATATGAAGAGGAGCCAGTGGTGGTTCTAGCTTGTATGGCGCCCTGGGCGAACACTTATACAAATAGCATACAGAATCAAATTACTACCTATACAAATAACATTATAACAAATTGCTaacaaaacacataaataaatctaaattgCACAAATCATATATCACACAATTACACAAAGTGAACCACACGCTGCTGTTCATGACCTTTCTTGCCAAGTCCTCGGTCACATTATCAAATGAAATACTGATCACAGAAAGACCAGTAAGGCTTTCCGGTGTTTCAGCTTTGAAGAGCTCCCCTCTGCTTCAGCTACGGTGACTGGAAGTGTAAGGCATATCTGAGAGCAGTCCACACATTTGGGTAAATTTCCGAGAGCTCCCCCTTATCTATGAATGTCAGCAGCTCAGGCAGGGAACTGCATTAGTATTGTTCAAAGGTAGAGGTGATCTGTTTGACATGGCAGAAGTTTGGTGGAAAACGTCTGCGGTGGAACTGCTAACACTGAGTGTCTGATGTTGCTTTCAGGTGTTGGTGGTGTGTTTGGTCGTCCTGGATGCCATATTTGTCCTGTCAGAGTTGCTTATAGATCTGTCTGTCATCCGCCTGGAACATGGTCATATTGCTCCTGAGGTGAGACACAGAATTGACCACTTACTCACAGGACAGCCACTGTTATAATTGCACCCTGTAGGTACAGTAAAGTAACCAGCCTTTGTTTGTTGCTGCAGGTGTTTCACTACCTGAGCCTGGCTCTTCTCACATTCTTCATGGTGGAGCTGGCTGGTAAGCTTTTTGCCTACCAACTGGAGTTCTTCCAACACAAGTTTGAGGTATTTGATGGTTTGGTGGTGCTGGTGTCCTTCGTGTTGGACATTGTCTTCATTTTCCACGAGGATGCCTTCGATGGGATGGGTCTCCTCATTCTGCTGCGACTCTGGCGGGTGGCCAGAATTATTAATGGTcagtatccatctatctatccatccatctatccttTCATATTATATGCCTATTGTAGGTGTTTGACTACCCGAGTCTGGGAAaatgatttactgtatatgcagaTTAAATATTAGacaatatttatattgtataCGAAagtatattcacatttttagcAAGATGAATAGCATTGAGCTATGGACAGCATTCTCAGCCAGTCGAGTAGTGGTTCAGTCAAAGCATCATTGTGTCTGAAATATCTAATTTGTGGAAATTGAGTTATTACATGAACAACTACAGTAGAATGGCCCTCAGAAGGGTgcaaacctccgccaaggcccaataGTACCCTTAACATCTATACCCAAAATATGTCCAATTTTTTCCAACAAGAGCCATGCATTAACCcatgaaaaaaatgcactgtTAAAGATTTTTGGCAAAATGGAATGGGTTCTTTTGTGGCCCaggtcccatccttccaccaagttttgtggaaatctgttcagtagtttttgtgtcatcctgaacaaacaaaaaacaggttgAAGACATAAACTCCTTGGTGCAGtttaaaccttttattttaaattagaaaGTAACTTGCAATAGACAACATGAGCCACCTGTGTGAGTCACTGATGTTAAGAACATGTTACTGTCTTTGTGGACCTGCTGCAGTTTTCAGAACTGTGGTGCCTGACTGATACAGACTGAAGAAACTCTGCAGACTGATCTGagctcagtttgtgtttgtgcaacaTGTATTATCTCTGGCTACGAGAGTTACTACAAAAGAGACAGCATGTCGATGAACACAGTTACTTACTACCTGTTAAATCCTCCATTATAACATCATGCACAAAACTACACAGCCATGGAAGGGAGAtagagggggtggggtgggagATGAATGTTAGAAGAGGTACTTCTTGCAATAGCTGTAACGCAACTGCTGTTTTTGCTAATGAATTC from Scophthalmus maximus strain ysfricsl-2021 chromosome 9, ASM2237912v1, whole genome shotgun sequence encodes:
- the hvcn1 gene encoding voltage-gated hydrogen channel 1 isoform X1, translating into MFFITSRPAAEANRYSAGQLTSPADSVRDRPDIASVSGASKLAAEPAAMARYLKYFTTVGDEQSTQLEDEELHVASEELSPATGQFPTTLTFRDSLKRLYSSERFQVLVVCLVVLDAIFVLSELLIDLSVIRLEHGHIAPEVFHYLSLALLTFFMVELAGKLFAYQLEFFQHKFEVFDGLVVLVSFVLDIVFIFHEDAFDGMGLLILLRLWRVARIINGILVSVKTRADQRIHKLKESYDHLVQRVTELQERTDKLEQEKQKLEALLKKHAIDF
- the hvcn1 gene encoding voltage-gated hydrogen channel 1 isoform X2, with the protein product MARYLKYFTTVGDEQSTQLEDEELHVASEELSPATGQFPTTLTFRDSLKRLYSSERFQVLVVCLVVLDAIFVLSELLIDLSVIRLEHGHIAPEVFHYLSLALLTFFMVELAGKLFAYQLEFFQHKFEVFDGLVVLVSFVLDIVFIFHEDAFDGMGLLILLRLWRVARIINGILVSVKTRADQRIHKLKESYDHLVQRVTELQERTDKLEQEKQKLEALLKKHAIDF